The Amycolatopsis viridis genome window below encodes:
- a CDS encoding ThuA domain-containing protein has protein sequence MRHRRQPNRSRTSRLRRALAQLCGLVLLTAVPVAPALAAPAPGPAPQPAAQAVKPVRVLVFHGPSDRQADPVNTAAAAIQDLGRTGGFQADVSADPAAFTAANLARYRGVVFLSADSVTLSAAQEDALKAFVAAGNGFVGVHDAARAQSTSDWFTGLIGTRPAAGPDTVQQAVVDVTDRQHPASAGLPLNWTRSDQWLNWSPNPVGQVHTIAQVEEWKYQAGQGANGAFHPVSWCRDYSGGRSFYTGMGRTTESYTTDQLFRGHLLGAIRWTTGMVRGDCKATIASNYTVERLTGKNQPGQLDQIGEPHGLTIAPDGTVFYIGKAACPSGPVVDWTDPNVGLGCGTIHRWDPKTKQVKLLTTLAVMGNRGSGDELVKNEEGLVGITLDPDFARTGWIYVYWMPHDSIDRAKRIGQRTVSRFTYDAARQTIDQSTRKDLLHWDAQIHSCCHAGGGMAFDRAGNLYVGVGDNNSSGGSGGYSGNNWTAEYQGTSFQDARRTSGNTNDLNGKILRIHPEPDGTYTIPPGNLFTGAEQGGGKTRPEIYVMGVRNIARLAIDKQHDWLTAGWVGPDAGAPSPDLGPAKYETATVITSAGNQGWPYCMGNRQPYRDRSDTDASVLTGWYDCGDLKNTSPRNTGLVDIPPARDNAIWYSPQGGGPVYPARADGSGVPTYVQSDATYTEPYLKGGGQAVMSGPTFHRAEVNTGSGVAWPAYWEDKWFIGDESNGNNRIAVTLDPARVPAQGAPAFAEDLRQIIKGGGGDTGLQSWMDAKFGPDGALYLLDYAGGFFSLDPNQKLLRITYHGGAATPAPDAATVGTTTQAGPMTMAFSGARAGGVAWRWDFGDGATSTEANPKHTYLRGGTYDATLEVTYADGAKATARLPVTVSCPAPDARQRVWILDGETAVPNRNLGLGCTINDLLDDERPWPGHDAFTAYVSGLATQLRGVNLLSDKEVDQLNRAASSSAVGKAGATGYEWLFDGTSTAGWSQAPAGRFDLQPDGTLHSAGGMGMLWYSGRAFGDFSVRLQFRDVAPAGDRANSGVFTRFPDPRTPLEQRPPGSCGTVGSARTSQAWVAVYCGQEIQINDNPAGDAQKTGSVYNFSQLGLDRAMPTPKGVWNDYEVRVTGQHYTIIRNGVVINEFDNTPGKQSSRAGDPPTDLRQFFSGFIGLQNHSDRDVIEFRNIRVRQL, from the coding sequence ATGCGGCACAGACGTCAACCGAACCGATCCAGAACTTCGAGACTCCGGCGGGCACTGGCCCAGTTGTGCGGGCTGGTCCTGCTGACCGCCGTGCCGGTGGCGCCCGCGCTCGCCGCTCCGGCGCCCGGGCCCGCCCCGCAACCGGCCGCGCAGGCCGTGAAACCGGTGCGGGTCCTGGTGTTCCACGGCCCCTCCGACCGGCAGGCCGACCCGGTGAACACGGCCGCCGCGGCGATCCAGGACCTCGGCCGCACCGGCGGGTTCCAGGCCGACGTGTCGGCGGACCCGGCCGCGTTCACCGCCGCCAACCTGGCCCGCTACCGGGGCGTGGTGTTCCTCTCCGCCGACTCGGTGACGCTCAGCGCCGCGCAGGAGGACGCGCTCAAGGCGTTCGTCGCCGCGGGCAACGGTTTCGTCGGCGTCCACGACGCGGCCCGCGCACAGTCCACATCGGACTGGTTCACCGGGCTGATCGGCACCCGGCCGGCCGCCGGCCCGGACACCGTCCAGCAGGCCGTGGTCGACGTGACCGACCGGCAGCATCCCGCCAGCGCCGGGCTGCCGCTGAACTGGACCCGCTCCGACCAGTGGCTGAACTGGAGCCCGAACCCGGTCGGCCAGGTGCACACGATCGCGCAGGTGGAGGAGTGGAAGTACCAGGCGGGACAGGGCGCCAACGGCGCCTTCCACCCGGTGTCGTGGTGCCGGGACTACTCCGGCGGCCGCTCCTTCTACACCGGGATGGGCCGCACCACCGAGAGCTACACCACCGACCAGCTCTTCCGCGGCCACCTGCTCGGCGCGATCCGCTGGACCACCGGCATGGTGCGCGGCGACTGCAAGGCCACGATCGCCTCGAACTACACCGTGGAACGGCTCACCGGGAAGAACCAGCCCGGGCAGCTGGACCAGATCGGCGAGCCGCACGGCCTGACCATCGCCCCCGACGGCACGGTGTTCTACATCGGCAAGGCCGCCTGCCCGTCCGGACCGGTCGTGGACTGGACCGATCCGAACGTGGGTCTGGGCTGCGGCACGATCCACCGGTGGGACCCGAAGACCAAGCAGGTCAAGCTCCTCACCACGCTGGCCGTGATGGGCAACCGCGGCAGCGGTGACGAGCTGGTCAAGAACGAGGAGGGCCTGGTCGGGATCACGCTCGACCCGGACTTCGCCCGCACCGGCTGGATCTACGTCTACTGGATGCCGCACGACTCCATCGACCGGGCGAAGCGGATCGGCCAGCGCACGGTGTCCCGGTTCACCTACGACGCCGCGCGGCAGACCATCGACCAGTCCACCCGCAAGGATCTGCTGCACTGGGACGCCCAGATCCACAGCTGCTGCCACGCCGGTGGCGGCATGGCGTTCGACCGGGCCGGGAACCTCTACGTCGGCGTCGGTGACAACAACTCCTCCGGCGGTTCCGGTGGCTACTCCGGCAACAACTGGACGGCCGAGTACCAGGGCACCTCGTTCCAGGACGCGCGCCGCACGTCGGGCAACACCAACGACCTCAACGGCAAGATCCTGCGCATCCACCCGGAGCCGGACGGCACGTACACGATCCCGCCGGGCAACCTGTTCACCGGAGCCGAGCAGGGCGGCGGCAAGACCCGGCCGGAGATCTACGTGATGGGCGTGCGCAACATCGCCCGGCTGGCCATCGACAAGCAGCACGACTGGCTGACCGCGGGCTGGGTCGGCCCGGACGCCGGCGCCCCCAGCCCCGATCTGGGACCCGCGAAGTACGAGACGGCCACGGTCATCACGTCGGCGGGCAACCAGGGCTGGCCCTACTGCATGGGCAACCGGCAGCCCTACCGCGACCGCAGCGACACCGACGCGAGCGTCCTCACCGGCTGGTACGACTGCGGCGACCTGAAGAACACCTCGCCGCGCAACACCGGCCTGGTGGACATCCCGCCGGCGCGGGACAACGCGATCTGGTACTCGCCGCAGGGCGGTGGCCCGGTCTACCCGGCGCGCGCCGACGGCAGCGGCGTGCCGACCTACGTCCAGTCCGACGCGACCTACACCGAGCCCTACCTCAAGGGTGGCGGCCAGGCCGTGATGTCCGGCCCGACCTTCCACCGCGCCGAGGTGAACACCGGCAGCGGGGTCGCGTGGCCGGCGTACTGGGAGGACAAGTGGTTCATCGGTGACGAGTCCAACGGCAACAACCGGATCGCGGTGACGCTGGACCCGGCCCGGGTGCCCGCGCAGGGCGCGCCGGCGTTCGCCGAGGACCTGCGGCAGATCATCAAGGGCGGCGGTGGCGACACCGGCCTGCAGAGCTGGATGGACGCCAAGTTCGGCCCGGACGGCGCGCTGTACCTGCTGGACTATGCGGGTGGGTTCTTCAGCCTCGACCCGAACCAGAAGCTGCTGCGCATCACCTACCACGGCGGGGCGGCCACCCCGGCGCCGGACGCGGCGACGGTGGGGACCACCACGCAGGCCGGTCCGATGACCATGGCGTTCAGCGGTGCCAGGGCCGGCGGTGTCGCGTGGCGATGGGACTTCGGTGACGGTGCCACCTCCACCGAGGCCAACCCGAAGCACACCTACCTGCGCGGCGGCACCTACGACGCCACGCTGGAGGTCACCTACGCCGACGGTGCGAAGGCCACCGCGCGCCTGCCGGTGACCGTGAGCTGCCCGGCTCCGGACGCCCGGCAGCGGGTGTGGATCCTGGACGGCGAGACCGCGGTGCCCAACCGCAACCTCGGACTCGGCTGCACGATCAACGACCTGCTCGACGACGAGCGGCCCTGGCCGGGTCACGACGCGTTCACCGCCTACGTGTCCGGGCTGGCCACGCAGCTGCGCGGTGTCAACCTGTTGTCGGACAAGGAGGTCGACCAGCTGAACCGGGCGGCGTCGTCGTCGGCGGTGGGCAAGGCCGGCGCGACGGGCTACGAGTGGCTCTTCGACGGCACCTCCACGGCGGGCTGGAGCCAGGCGCCGGCCGGCCGGTTCGACCTGCAACCCGACGGCACGCTGCACAGCGCCGGCGGCATGGGAATGCTGTGGTACTCCGGCAGGGCGTTCGGCGACTTCTCGGTGCGGCTCCAGTTCCGGGACGTCGCACCGGCCGGTGACCGCGCGAACAGCGGGGTGTTCACCCGGTTCCCCGATCCGCGCACGCCACTGGAGCAGCGTCCGCCGGGCAGTTGCGGCACGGTCGGCTCCGCGCGGACCTCGCAGGCGTGGGTCGCGGTCTACTGTGGACAGGAGATCCAGATCAACGACAACCCGGCGGGCGACGCGCAGAAGACCGGCTCGGTCTACAACTTCTCCCAGCTGGGCCTGGACCGGGCGATGCCGACGCCGAAGGGCGTGTGGAACGACTACGAGGTGCGGGTGACCGGCCAGCACTACACGATCATCCGCAACGGCGTGGTGATCAACGAGTTCGACAACACGCCCGGCAAGCAGTCCTCGCGCGCCGGTGACCCGCCGACGGACCTGCGGCAGTTCTTCAGCGGGTTCATCGGGTTGCAGAACCACAGCGACCGGGACGTGATCGAGTTCCGCAACATCCGGGTGCGGCAGCTGTAG
- a CDS encoding helix-turn-helix domain-containing protein, protein MTATLDQPLRAPDLAAEELAVLALLADGLPIDAVARRLNLSNRTVQRRIRRICDRLAVHAPIQAVVWAARRRLI, encoded by the coding sequence GTGACCGCCACGCTCGACCAACCCCTCAGAGCACCCGATCTCGCGGCCGAGGAACTCGCGGTGCTCGCCCTGCTCGCCGACGGCCTGCCGATCGACGCGGTCGCCCGGCGGCTCAACCTGTCCAACCGCACGGTGCAGCGCCGGATCCGGCGGATCTGCGACCGGCTGGCCGTGCACGCCCCGATCCAGGCCGTGGTCTGGGCCGCGCGGCGCAGGCTCATCTGA
- a CDS encoding sigma-70 family RNA polymerase sigma factor, whose translation MNEGFEAHRERLRAVAYRMLGSHSDAEDVVQEAWLRLARVDAGRIDNLGAWLTTVVSRLCLDTLRARENRREEPAGHDLPVAAHGGEPAEEAVLADSAGRALLVVLDRLSPAERVAFVLHDLFAVPFEEVAPVVGRTTATTKKLASRARQKVRGRPAAPGADLDRQRRVVAAFLAAVRAGDVEAVLRVLDPDVVRSADGRALAPGRPAEVRGASRVAEEIAVFGRSARWADLALVDGAVGIVIAPRGRLRLVLTFTIGGERITGYRLIADPGRLAQLELALAG comes from the coding sequence GTGAACGAGGGTTTCGAGGCACACCGCGAACGGTTGCGGGCGGTCGCGTACCGGATGCTGGGCTCACACAGCGACGCCGAGGACGTGGTGCAGGAGGCGTGGCTGCGGCTCGCTCGTGTGGACGCCGGGCGCATCGACAACCTGGGTGCGTGGCTGACGACCGTGGTGTCGCGGTTGTGCCTGGACACGTTGCGCGCCCGGGAGAACCGGCGCGAGGAGCCGGCCGGGCACGACCTGCCCGTCGCCGCGCACGGCGGCGAGCCCGCGGAGGAGGCCGTGCTGGCCGATTCGGCGGGTCGTGCGCTGCTGGTGGTGCTGGACCGGCTCAGCCCGGCCGAACGGGTCGCGTTCGTGTTGCACGACCTGTTCGCCGTGCCGTTCGAGGAGGTGGCCCCGGTCGTCGGCCGGACCACGGCGACTACCAAGAAGCTCGCCAGCCGCGCCCGGCAGAAGGTGCGCGGGCGGCCCGCCGCGCCGGGTGCCGACCTCGACCGGCAACGGCGCGTCGTGGCCGCTTTCCTCGCCGCCGTGCGAGCCGGCGACGTCGAGGCCGTGCTGCGGGTGCTGGACCCCGACGTGGTGCGCAGCGCCGACGGGCGCGCGCTCGCCCCGGGCCGTCCCGCTGAGGTGCGGGGCGCGTCCCGCGTGGCCGAGGAGATCGCGGTGTTCGGTCGCAGTGCGCGGTGGGCCGACCTGGCCCTGGTCGACGGTGCGGTCGGCATCGTCATCGCCCCGCGCGGGCGGCTGCGCCTCGTCCTCACGTTCACCATCGGCGGGGAACGGATCACCGGCTACCGGCTGATCGCGGATCCCGGCCGGCTCGCCCAGCTGGAGCTGGCCCTCGCTGGGTGA
- a CDS encoding nitroreductase has protein sequence MDVYQAVASRRAVRRFSNEPVEREVLERVLAAASRAPSGGNLQPWHVYVVTAAALAELKARTGARAAAGDEGDERQYPMYPPRLRSPYRERRDAAAAQRYAALGVERGDREARRRAVARNWDCFGAPAALFCYLDRDMGPAQWADLGMYLQTVMLLLRAEGLHSCPQMAWSVYHATVAEIVAPPEEQVLFCGLSIGYAAAGGAQVGRAPLAETVTFVERAPRLEVGDGEDR, from the coding sequence GTGGATGTGTACCAGGCAGTCGCGAGCAGGCGGGCGGTGCGCCGCTTCAGCAACGAGCCGGTGGAGCGGGAGGTGCTCGAACGGGTGCTCGCCGCGGCTTCGCGGGCACCGTCGGGCGGCAACCTGCAACCGTGGCACGTCTACGTCGTCACCGCCGCCGCGCTGGCCGAGCTGAAGGCACGGACCGGAGCGCGTGCGGCCGCCGGTGACGAGGGCGACGAACGGCAGTACCCGATGTACCCGCCGCGATTGCGGTCACCCTACCGGGAGCGCCGCGACGCCGCTGCCGCGCAGCGCTACGCCGCACTCGGCGTGGAGCGCGGGGACCGGGAGGCACGCCGCCGCGCCGTGGCCCGCAACTGGGACTGCTTCGGCGCGCCCGCCGCGTTGTTCTGCTACCTCGACCGCGACATGGGGCCTGCGCAGTGGGCCGATCTCGGCATGTACCTGCAGACCGTCATGCTCCTGTTGCGCGCCGAAGGTCTGCACAGCTGCCCGCAGATGGCCTGGTCGGTCTACCACGCCACAGTCGCGGAGATCGTCGCGCCGCCGGAGGAGCAGGTCCTGTTCTGCGGCTTGTCGATCGGCTACGCCGCCGCAGGCGGTGCGCAGGTGGGCCGGGCTCCCCTGGCGGAAACGGTCACCTTCGTCGAACGGGCGCCGCGGCTCGAGGTGGGCGACGGGGAGGACCGGTAA
- the lexA gene encoding transcriptional repressor LexA, with protein MASYDDLDLFEHLDPSALPERQQRILVAIRDWVNRYGYAPNTREIGEAVGLRSSSSVSKHLAALEEKGFLRRSATMSRPIDVRAFLASPGGSAAEDSVPVPVVGDIAAGTPISAIEHMDDTLTLPRELTGRGTVFGLRVRGDSMIDAAICDGDIVVVRQQSEAHSGQIVAAMIDDEATVKVYRRRNGHVYLEPRNPAYEVIDGDRAVILGAVVSVLRSV; from the coding sequence GTGGCCTCCTACGACGATCTTGACCTGTTCGAGCACCTGGACCCGTCGGCGCTGCCGGAGCGGCAGCAGCGCATCCTCGTCGCGATCCGCGATTGGGTGAACCGCTACGGGTACGCGCCGAACACGCGGGAGATCGGGGAGGCGGTCGGGCTGCGGTCCTCGTCGTCGGTGTCGAAGCACCTGGCGGCCTTGGAGGAAAAGGGTTTCCTGCGCCGCAGCGCGACGATGTCCCGCCCGATCGACGTGCGGGCCTTCCTGGCGTCGCCAGGAGGTTCCGCGGCGGAGGATTCGGTGCCGGTGCCCGTGGTGGGCGACATCGCGGCCGGCACGCCGATCTCGGCGATCGAGCACATGGACGACACCCTGACCCTGCCGCGCGAACTGACCGGCCGCGGCACGGTGTTCGGCCTGCGGGTGCGCGGCGACTCGATGATCGACGCCGCGATCTGCGACGGCGACATCGTGGTGGTGCGCCAGCAGTCGGAGGCCCACTCGGGCCAGATCGTCGCCGCGATGATCGACGACGAGGCCACCGTGAAGGTCTACCGGCGCCGCAACGGGCACGTCTACCTCGAACCCCGCAACCCGGCGTACGAGGTGATCGACGGGGACCGGGCCGTGATCCTCGGCGCCGTGGTGTCGGTGCTGCGCAGCGTGTGA
- a CDS encoding trans-aconitate 2-methyltransferase produces the protein MWDPAKYLDYADLRGRPFYDLIGRIDAVAPRRVVDLGCGPGNLTVSLAKRWPDAVVEALDSSPEMVAQARAAGVDARVADVRDWMPAPDSDVVVTNAVLQWVPEHRALLRRWVAALPPGAWFAMQVPGNMGSPSHVLTRQLASRPEWPALHGVLRGEDAVSSPAEYADLLADARCAVDVWETTYVQRLSGPDAVLEWITGTALRPVRAVLDDDEWQRFRAQLAPMLTEAYPPRADGTTWFPFRRVFAVARV, from the coding sequence GTGTGGGATCCGGCGAAGTACCTCGACTACGCGGACCTGCGGGGCCGCCCCTTCTACGACCTGATCGGGCGAATCGACGCCGTCGCGCCGCGCCGCGTGGTCGATCTGGGTTGCGGGCCCGGCAACCTCACCGTGTCGCTGGCGAAGCGGTGGCCTGACGCGGTGGTGGAGGCGCTGGACAGCTCGCCCGAGATGGTGGCGCAGGCCCGCGCGGCCGGGGTCGACGCGCGGGTGGCGGACGTGCGTGACTGGATGCCGGCTCCGGACAGCGATGTCGTGGTGACGAACGCCGTGCTGCAGTGGGTGCCGGAGCACCGGGCTCTGCTGCGCCGGTGGGTGGCGGCGTTGCCGCCCGGCGCGTGGTTCGCGATGCAGGTGCCGGGCAACATGGGCTCGCCGTCGCACGTGCTCACCCGTCAACTGGCGTCCCGTCCGGAGTGGCCGGCGTTGCACGGGGTGCTGCGCGGCGAGGACGCGGTCTCCTCGCCCGCCGAGTACGCGGACCTGCTCGCCGACGCCAGGTGTGCGGTGGATGTCTGGGAGACGACGTACGTCCAGCGGCTGAGCGGGCCGGACGCCGTGCTGGAGTGGATCACCGGGACGGCGTTGCGCCCGGTGCGGGCCGTGCTCGACGACGACGAGTGGCAGCGGTTCCGGGCGCAGCTGGCGCCGATGCTGACCGAGGCGTACCCGCCGCGTGCGGACGGGACGACGTGGTTCCCGTTCCGGCGGGTGTTCGCGGTGGCGCGGGTGTGA
- the dnaG gene encoding DNA primase, which yields MAGRIRESDIAEVRQRNRIDEVVGDYVALRNAGGGALKGLCPFHDEKTPSFNVRPTHGTFHCFGCGEGGDVIKFVMKIDHLGFVESVERLADRVGFRLTYEGGGGSVQRDRGTRTRMVEAHKAAAEFYAEQLRTPEAQKAREFLAERGFDETAARTFSCGYAPAGWDKLTKYLLNRGFELTELLKAQLVKEGRQGPIDRFHRRLVWPIRDLGGDVVGFGARRLFDDDPIQAKYLNTSESPIYKKSQVLFGLDLAKREIAKRHQVVVVEGYTDVMAMHASGVPTAVASCGTAFGEEHMKVLRRLLMDDDAFRGEIIFTFDGDEAGQKAALKAFEGEQTFAGQTYIAVAPDGMDPCDLRLAKGEASVRDLVARRTPLFEFAIRSILKEYDLDSVDGQVAALQRTVPLVAQIKDRAKRDGYATKLSWWVGWQDEAMVVRRVRESAGGAVRGNGRRPAQRVNGTAVADVPRPDPNDPRLMAQREVLKAALQEPAYAGPEYDALPEEAFTHPAYVAVHRAVLKAGGTSSGLAGPGLIDAASPYTPEGPVRSLLSELAVEPLRAKGEADGRYIGSMIAAVQENLVGRQIAEIKSRLQRLSPIEAADDYRALFGDLVALEEYRKALKVQAIGGMD from the coding sequence GTGGCAGGCCGGATCCGGGAAAGTGACATCGCGGAGGTTCGCCAGCGCAACCGGATCGACGAGGTCGTGGGCGACTACGTGGCCCTGCGCAACGCCGGCGGGGGAGCGCTCAAGGGGTTGTGCCCGTTCCACGACGAGAAGACCCCGTCGTTCAACGTCCGCCCCACGCACGGCACCTTCCACTGCTTCGGCTGCGGCGAGGGCGGCGACGTCATCAAGTTCGTGATGAAGATCGACCACCTCGGTTTCGTCGAGTCGGTCGAGCGGCTGGCCGACCGCGTCGGGTTCCGCCTCACCTACGAAGGCGGCGGGGGCAGCGTCCAGCGCGACCGCGGCACCCGCACCCGCATGGTCGAGGCGCACAAGGCGGCCGCCGAGTTCTACGCCGAGCAGCTGCGCACGCCGGAGGCGCAGAAGGCTCGCGAGTTCCTCGCCGAGCGCGGCTTCGACGAGACCGCCGCCCGCACGTTCAGCTGCGGCTACGCCCCGGCCGGCTGGGACAAGCTGACGAAGTACCTGCTCAACCGCGGTTTCGAGCTCACCGAGCTGCTCAAGGCCCAGCTGGTCAAGGAGGGCCGCCAGGGCCCCATCGACCGGTTCCACCGGCGGCTGGTGTGGCCGATTCGCGACCTCGGCGGCGACGTCGTCGGGTTCGGTGCGCGGCGGCTGTTCGACGACGACCCGATCCAGGCCAAGTACCTCAACACCAGCGAGAGCCCGATCTACAAGAAGTCCCAGGTGCTGTTCGGGCTCGACCTGGCCAAGCGGGAGATCGCCAAGCGGCACCAGGTCGTCGTCGTCGAGGGCTACACCGACGTGATGGCCATGCACGCCTCCGGGGTGCCCACGGCGGTCGCCTCCTGCGGCACGGCGTTCGGCGAGGAGCACATGAAGGTGCTGCGCCGGCTGCTGATGGACGACGACGCGTTCCGCGGCGAGATCATCTTCACGTTCGACGGCGACGAGGCGGGTCAGAAGGCGGCGCTGAAGGCGTTCGAGGGGGAGCAGACCTTCGCCGGGCAGACCTACATCGCGGTCGCCCCGGACGGCATGGACCCGTGCGACCTGCGGCTCGCGAAGGGCGAGGCGTCGGTGCGGGACCTGGTGGCCCGCCGGACGCCGCTGTTCGAGTTCGCGATCCGCAGCATCCTCAAGGAGTACGACCTGGACTCCGTCGACGGTCAGGTCGCCGCGTTGCAGCGCACCGTGCCGCTGGTCGCGCAGATCAAGGACCGCGCGAAGCGGGACGGCTACGCCACCAAGCTGTCGTGGTGGGTCGGCTGGCAGGACGAGGCCATGGTGGTGCGCCGGGTGCGCGAGAGCGCGGGCGGGGCGGTGCGCGGCAACGGGCGCAGGCCGGCGCAGCGGGTCAACGGCACCGCAGTCGCGGACGTGCCACGGCCGGACCCGAACGACCCGCGGCTGATGGCGCAGCGCGAGGTGCTCAAGGCGGCGCTGCAGGAACCGGCGTACGCGGGCCCGGAGTACGACGCGCTGCCCGAGGAGGCGTTCACCCATCCGGCGTATGTGGCCGTGCACCGGGCGGTGCTCAAGGCGGGGGGCACGAGCAGCGGGCTGGCCGGACCGGGCCTGATCGACGCGGCGAGCCCGTACACGCCGGAGGGCCCGGTGCGGTCGCTGCTGTCGGAGCTGGCGGTGGAACCGTTGCGCGCCAAGGGCGAGGCCGACGGGCGCTACATCGGCAGCATGATCGCCGCGGTGCAGGAGAACCTGGTGGGACGGCAGATCGCGGAGATCAAGTCGCGGCTGCAGCGGCTGTCGCCGATCGAGGCCGCTGACGACTACCGGGCCCTGTTCGGGGACCTCGTCGCGCTGGAGGAGTACCGCAAGGCGCTCAAGGTCCAGGCGATCGGCGGGATGGACTAG
- a CDS encoding sigma-70 family RNA polymerase sigma factor — translation MSTLDGVAEEFAALRPHLTAVAYRLTGSVSDAEDAVQESWLRLSALDEPKRARIVDLGAWLTTVVGRICLDRLRSAAVRREKYVGQWLPEPIVTPLSAPAGDDPLEAAVRDEGVRMAAMVVLDRLTPEQRVAFVLHDAFAVPFDEIADILGVTTATARQHASRGRRALDEAQPPPRADLAEQQEVLDRFMRALAAGDVRAVAEVLHPDVVLIGDSGGKAKTAVQIVTGADKVARFFLGLLRLYRPSALTAGRPVLVNGDLGAYTPPDPGGDGYRPLQARLQTFTVRDGRIAAIYDQANPDKLTRVAEPGTPPRT, via the coding sequence GTGAGCACGCTCGACGGGGTGGCCGAGGAGTTCGCGGCGCTGCGCCCCCACCTGACGGCCGTGGCGTACCGGCTGACCGGATCGGTGAGCGACGCCGAGGACGCGGTCCAGGAGTCGTGGCTTCGACTGTCCGCGCTGGACGAGCCGAAGCGCGCGCGGATCGTGGACCTGGGTGCCTGGCTGACGACGGTCGTCGGGCGGATCTGCCTCGACCGGCTGCGGTCGGCCGCGGTGCGGCGCGAGAAGTACGTCGGGCAATGGCTGCCCGAGCCGATCGTCACCCCGCTGAGCGCGCCGGCCGGGGACGACCCGCTGGAGGCCGCCGTGCGGGACGAAGGGGTGCGGATGGCGGCGATGGTCGTGCTGGACCGGCTCACGCCGGAGCAGCGGGTGGCGTTCGTGCTGCACGACGCCTTCGCGGTGCCGTTCGACGAGATCGCGGACATCCTGGGCGTCACCACCGCGACGGCGCGTCAGCACGCCTCCCGGGGGCGCCGCGCGCTGGACGAGGCGCAACCGCCGCCCCGGGCGGACCTGGCCGAGCAGCAGGAGGTGCTCGACCGGTTCATGCGGGCACTCGCCGCCGGGGACGTGCGGGCGGTGGCGGAGGTGCTGCACCCCGACGTGGTGCTCATCGGCGACAGCGGCGGCAAGGCCAAGACCGCCGTGCAGATCGTCACCGGCGCGGACAAGGTCGCCCGCTTCTTCCTCGGGCTGCTGCGGCTCTACCGCCCGAGCGCGCTCACCGCGGGCCGTCCGGTGCTGGTCAACGGCGACCTGGGGGCGTACACCCCGCCCGATCCCGGCGGCGACGGCTACCGGCCGCTGCAGGCGCGCCTGCAAACCTTCACCGTGCGGGACGGGCGGATCGCCGCGATCTACGACCAGGCCAACCCGGACAAGCTCACCCGGGTAGCGGAACCCGGCACGCCTCCCCGGACGTGA
- a CDS encoding carboxymuconolactone decarboxylase family protein yields MPRIPAVSAKDAGPLTKLLYRYAKKRFGAVPEPFAVSAHQPALMRASGIHELLVDRAVKHLPVSVRELAQYRTAVRLGCSWCVDFGTMLQKHEGLDIERLKHIDDYATSELYTRPERLALAYADAMSETPVAVTDEQVAELEREFGRAGLVELTYLIALENQRGRTNSALGITDQGFTSGEACRVPLPG; encoded by the coding sequence ATGCCCCGCATTCCCGCGGTGTCCGCGAAGGACGCCGGCCCCCTGACCAAGCTCCTGTACCGCTACGCGAAGAAGCGGTTCGGCGCCGTGCCCGAGCCGTTCGCCGTCTCGGCGCACCAGCCGGCCCTGATGCGCGCGAGCGGGATCCACGAACTGCTCGTCGACCGGGCGGTCAAGCACCTGCCGGTGAGCGTGCGCGAGCTCGCCCAGTACCGGACGGCCGTGCGGCTGGGCTGCTCGTGGTGCGTCGACTTCGGCACCATGCTGCAGAAGCACGAGGGCCTGGACATCGAGCGCCTGAAGCACATCGACGACTACGCCACCTCGGAGCTCTACACCCGTCCGGAACGCCTCGCCCTGGCCTACGCGGACGCGATGTCGGAGACCCCGGTCGCGGTCACCGACGAGCAGGTCGCCGAGCTGGAACGCGAGTTCGGCCGGGCGGGGCTGGTCGAGCTCACCTACCTGATCGCCCTGGAGAACCAGCGCGGCCGCACCAACAGCGCGCTCGGCATCACCGACCAGGGGTTCACGTCCGGGGAGGCGTGCCGGGTTCCGCTACCCGGGTGA
- a CDS encoding MerR family transcriptional regulator, protein MGEFSRRTGVSQRLLRYYEEQGLLTPSRRPSGYREFTEADVATVRGIRMLLAAGLSTATIAELLPCMIDDGQILAPGCSGLLPDLNRERERIDEAVAGLLAARGKLDAIIAATAPAVTDDPEVCYASGAA, encoded by the coding sequence ATGGGAGAGTTCTCCCGCCGGACGGGGGTCAGCCAGCGGCTCCTGCGTTACTACGAGGAGCAGGGGCTGCTCACGCCGTCGCGGCGGCCGAGCGGCTACCGCGAGTTCACCGAAGCGGACGTCGCCACGGTCCGGGGCATCCGCATGCTCCTCGCGGCCGGCCTCAGCACCGCCACCATCGCGGAACTGCTGCCCTGCATGATCGACGACGGCCAGATCCTGGCGCCCGGGTGCTCCGGTCTGCTGCCCGACCTGAACCGGGAGCGCGAACGGATCGACGAGGCGGTGGCGGGCCTGCTGGCCGCACGCGGCAAGCTGGACGCCATCATCGCCGCCACCGCGCCGGCCGTGACCGACGACCCGGAGGTTTGCTACGCGAGCGGGGCCGCCTGA